The following proteins are encoded in a genomic region of Corythoichthys intestinalis isolate RoL2023-P3 chromosome 5, ASM3026506v1, whole genome shotgun sequence:
- the LOC130916813 gene encoding potassium voltage-gated channel subfamily A member 1-like, with amino-acid sequence MTVVSGDNVDETSAVPGHPQDAYPPPDHNDHECCERVVINIAGLRFETQLKTLSQFPETLLGNPKKRMRYFDPLRNEYFFDRNRPSFDAILYYYQSGGRLRRPVNVPLDMFSEEIKFYELGVDAMERFREDEGFIREKERPLPEKEFQRQIWLLFEHPESSGMARGIAIVSVMVILISIVIFCLETIPQLKEEPMGHIEAVGNSTIYYKPNIFTDPFFVIETLCIIWFSFELIVRFLACPSKPAFFKNMMNTIDIVAIIPYFITLGTELAEDPDTEGVGEQATSLAILRVIRLVRVFRIFKLSRHSKGLQILGQTLKASMRELGLLIFFLFIGVILFSSAVFFAEAEDEDSLFKSIPDAFWWAVVSMTTVGYGDMVPVTIGGKIVGSLCAIAGVLTIALPVPVIVSNFNYFYHRETEGEEQAQLLNVSNPNIPSDSNSSRRSSSVVSKSEYMEIDGDLNNSIDNFREANLRTGNCTIANQNCVNKNKLLTDV; translated from the coding sequence ATGACGGTGGTCTCCGGAGATAATGTAGACGAGACCTCGGCTGTACCAGGCCACCCCCAGGATGCTTACCCGCCACCTGACCACAATGACCACGAGTGCTGTGAGAGGGTGGTCATTAACATTGCCGGTCTCAGGTTTGAGACGCAGCTCAAGACCCTCTCTCAGTTCCCAGAGACGCTGCTGGGCAACCCTAAGAAGCGTATGCGCTACTTTGACCCACTACGAAATGAGTACTTCTTTGACAGGAACCGGCCCAGCTTTGATGCCATCCTTTACTACTACCAATCAGGGGGGAGGTTGCGAAGGCCCGTTAACGTACCCTTGGATATGTTCTCGGAGGAAATTAAGTTCTATGAGCTGGGAGTGGATGCCATGGAGAGGTTCCGAGAAGACGAAGGGTTCATCAGGGAGAAGGAGCGGCCCCTGCCTGAGAAGGAGTTCCAACGTCAGATCTGGCTTCTATTTGAACACCCAGAGAGTTCGGGCATGGCCAGGGGAATCGCCATCGTGTCCGTCATGGTCATCCTTATTtccattgttatattttgtttgGAAACTATACCTCAGCTGAAGGAGGAACCCATGGGCCACATTGAGGCTGTCGGCAACAGCACCATCTACTACAAACCTAATATCTTCACAGACCCCTTCTTCGTCATCGAGACCCTATGCATTATATGGTTCTCCTTTGAGTTGATAGTTCGCTTTCTGGCATGCCCTAGTAAGCCAGCCTTCTTCAAGAACATGATGAACACCATTGACATTGTGGCCATCATCCCCTACTTCATCACCCTTGGCACCGAGCTGGCTGAAGACCCTGACACCGAAGGGGTGGGAGAGCAGGCCACATCTCTGGCTATTCTCAGGGTGATCCGTCTTGTCCGTGTGTTTCGGATCTTCAAGCTCTCCAGACACTCCAAAGGACTGCAGATTTTGGGGCAGACCCTAAAGGCCAGTATGCGAGAACTAGGACTGCTCATAttcttcctcttcattggtgtCATCTTGTTCTCCAGCGCTGTTTTCTTCGCCGAAGCTGAGGATGAAGATTCCTTGTTCAAAAGCATACCTGATGCATTTTGGTGGGCAGTGGTGTCCATGACCACCGTGGGCTACGGTGATATGGTGCCGGTCACCATTGGGGGAAAGATTGTGGGATCTTTGTGCGCCATTGCTGGCGTGTTGACCATTGCGCTACCCGTGCCCGTCATTGTGTCCAACTTCAACTACTTCTACCACAGGGAGACGGAAGGAGAGGAGCAGGCTCAGCTGCTCAATGTCAGCAATCCCAACATCCCATCCGACAGCAACTCTAGTCGTCGCAGCTCCTCCGTTGTCAGCAAGTCCGAATACATGGAGATTGACGGTGACCTGAACAACAGTATCGACAACTTCCGGGAGGCCAACCTCAGAACTGGCAACTGCACTATAGCCAACCAGAACTGTGTGAACAAGAACAAGCTGCTCACAGATGTTTAA
- the LOC130915670 gene encoding shaker-related potassium channel tsha2-like produces the protein MTVVSQENRDETVVVAPQLPDDSEEQECSERVVINISGLRFETQLKTLSRFPSTLLGDPRKRIRFFDPLRNEYFFDRNRPSFDAILYYYQSGGRLRRPVSVPVDIFLEEIKFYEFDEETIELFRDDEGLTREEDRPLPNNEFQRQLWLLFEYPESSGPARIIAIVSVVVILISIIIFCLETLPEFREVPVLVQELHINGSVHGKVRSPFTDPFFMVETLCIVWFSFEFTMRFLSCPSKAAFFKNIMNIIDVVAIAPYFITLGLDLAEHQGSSQQAASLAILRVIRLVRVFRIFKLSRHSKGLQILGQTLHASLRELGLLIFFLIIGVVLFSSSVYFAEAEDPESGFSSIPDAFWWAVVTMTTVGYGDMCPSTIGGKFVGSLCAIAGVLTIALPVPVIVSNFNYFYHRENDDEDSLQYVHVTCGQPQTSSGDFNSSKSEQSLSKTESYQEDDLESLTQIEIYTGKLTDV, from the coding sequence ATGACTGTGGTGTCCCAGGAGAACCGCGACGAGACGGTGGTGGTTGCCCCCCAGTTGCCAGATGACTCAGAGGAGCAGGAGTGCAGCGAGAGGGTAGTCATTAACATCTCTGGCCTGCGCTTTGAGACCCAGTTGAAGACCCTCTCACGCTTCCCCAGCACACTCCTGGGGGACCCTCGCAAAAGGATACGCTTCTTTGACCCTCTGAGGAACGAGTACTTCTTTGACAGGAACAGGCCCAGCTTCGATGCCATCCTGTACTACTACCAGTCTGGGGGGAGGCTGCGAAGACCTGTAAGCGTCCCCGTGGATATTTTCCTGGAAGAAATTAAGTTCTACGAGTTTGACGAGGAGACCATTGAGCTTTTTCGAGACGATGAGGGTTTGACAAGGGAGGAGGACCGACCTCTGCCTAACAATGAGTTTCAGAGACAACTCTGGCTCCTTTTTGAGTATCCAGAAAGTTCCGGACCCGCCCGGATTATCGCGATCGTGTCCGTGGTGGTTATCTTGATATCCATCATCATATTCTGTTTGGAGACATTGCCCGAATTTCGAGAGGTTCCCGTGTTGGTGCAGGAGCTCCATATTAATGGCAGCGTCCACGGAAAGGTGCGCAGTCCCTTCACAGACCCATTCTTCATGGTAGAAACACTCTGCATTGTGTGGTTCTCCTTTGAGTTCACCATGAGGTTCCTCTCCTGCCCCAGTAAAGCAGCATTCTTCAAGAACATCATGAACATCATCGACGTGGTGGCCATCGCACCATATTTTATCACCTTAGGGCTGGACCTGGCCGAGCACCAGGGCAGTAGCCAGCAAGCTGCCTCACTCGCCATCCTCAGGGTTATTCGTCTGGTCCGAGTTTTTCGGATTTTTAAACTCTCCAGACACTCCAAGGGTCTTCAGATCCTTGGGCAGACCCTTCATGCCAGCCTCAGGGAGCTGGGCCTCCTGATATTCTTTCTCATCATTGGGGTGGTCCTGTTCTCCAGTTCGGTATATTTTGCAGAAGCGGAGGACCCCGAATCAGGCTTTTCCAGCATTCCCGATGCCTTTTGGTGGGCGGTGGTTACCATGACAACAGTGGGTTACGGAGACATGTGTCCGTCCACCATTGGAGGAAAGTTTGTGGGATCCTTGTGCGCCATAGCTGGAGTGCTAACCATTGCTCTCCCAGTGCCTGTGATCGTCTCTAACTTCAACTACTTTTACCATCGAGAAAATGATGACGAGGATAGCTTGCAGTACGTCCATGTGACGTGTGGACAGCCACAGACATCCTCCGGAGACTTCAACTCCAGCAAAAGCGAGCAGTCCCTGTCCAAGACTGAGTCCTACCAGGAGGATGACCTGGAGAGCCTGACCCAGATTGAGATCTACACAGGGAAGCTGACCGATGTATGA